The region CGGGCGGATAACCCGGGTTGGGGAAAATAACTTCATCCCCCGGATCCAGGAGGGTAAGCAGCGACATGAACAGGGCATGCTTTGCACCTCCGGTAACCACCACTTCATCCATCTCGGTGGGCCGCCCCCGGCTGGTCATTTCCCGGGCAATGGCCTCACGCAGGGGCGGAATACCCGGCCCGGGATCATAACGCACTCCTCCCTGCCTTAAGACCTTAATAGCCGCTTCACTTATATGCTCGGGCAGGGTAAAGTCCTCCCCGGCAAAATCGCCTTTTTCGAAATGGACGATGCGCTGGCCCAGTTTCTTTTCCAGCTCCTTGGCCCGGCGCATGCTTTCCCACTGTTTGGGGGGAACGAAGTGCTCTGTACCCCTGGCAAAACGAACGGTCATGATTTCAACCCCCTGTATTAGCATATGCATATCAACTAATTTGCTTTCAGGCAACAGAAGGATAGAGGGAAACCCTCTACCCTTCCGTGCCCAACCACTGGATATGGAACTTTTACACCCCGTAAGGCTTCGGGAAGCGGTGGCGCATGCTGTAGCGATAGGGTTCACCCATGGTGCAGAACTTGGCCACTTCATCAGCCGACCGGGTAACTTCCTTCTTCCAGATAATTGATGCCGGCGGAATAATCAGGTCGAAGCTAAAGCTTACCAGCCCGATCAGTTCTTTCACCGGTATCAGTGCACCCACATTGTCAAACGGTGTAGATGCCAGATACCAGGTGCGGATGTCCTTGGCCGTAGCGGTTTTAATGCTGTCGGGCTTGAGCTGGAACCGGTGCACACCCTGCCACAGGGAGTCGAGGTAGGTCAGGTTATACTCAGTCTTGGTAAGATCCGGAGAGGTTACCATGCGGTAATTTAACCGCCCCCAGTCCGTTTTACCATAAAAGACGGGCAGGCGCGGCAGGTCGCTCATTTTGTTGCCGGAATAACGGCCCGTGGCGGTGTGAATCAGGTAACCGCGGCGCTCCAGCATAAAGGAGAAGAATTCCTTCCCTGGAGGTTCCCAGCCGTTATCTTTTTTGCCACCATGCTCCAGGCAAGAAATATAAGCGATTTTCTTGGGGAAACCAAAGGGCTCCCGTCCGGCAAAAACGGCAGAATCCTGGCTCAGGTACATGTAGGGATAATACCCACCCTTATATCCACCGTAGCTGGCTGCCACGGTTACG is a window of Desulfofundulus luciae DNA encoding:
- a CDS encoding acetoacetate decarboxylase family protein, whose amino-acid sequence is MGQFLHEASIPNDGTLVKYPLERDPKTIICQGVADPVFDIDILPLTYSNSRWFAFIYQADEKDLKKVLPEPLQLEDDVVEFWYVDHNHTMLGPYLEMGVTVAASYGGYKGGYYPYMYLSQDSAVFAGREPFGFPKKIAYISCLEHGGKKDNGWEPPGKEFFSFMLERRGYLIHTATGRYSGNKMSDLPRLPVFYGKTDWGRLNYRMVTSPDLTKTEYNLTYLDSLWQGVHRFQLKPDSIKTATAKDIRTWYLASTPFDNVGALIPVKELIGLVSFSFDLIIPPASIIWKKEVTRSADEVAKFCTMGEPYRYSMRHRFPKPYGV